One segment of Buteo buteo chromosome 6, bButBut1.hap1.1, whole genome shotgun sequence DNA contains the following:
- the MADD gene encoding MAP kinase-activating death domain protein isoform X6, whose product MVQKKKICPRLLDYLVIIGARQPSSDSVAQTPELLRRYPLEDHVDFPLPPDVVFFCQPEGCLSVRQKRMSFRDDTSFVFTLTDKDTGVIRYGICVNFYRSFQKRVPKEKGESTGAHRAREGQKIPKSGDASAPQEEVGTESSEGGSSLQAPSTESTPDVTRSPRSKRLAKGSHRSRNSTLTSLCILSHYPFFSTFRECLYTLKRLVDCCSERLLGKKLGIPRGVQRDTTWRIFTGSLLVEEKSSALLHDLREIEAWIYRLLRSPMPVAGQKRVDVEVLPHELQPALTFALPDPSRFTLVDFPLHLPLELLGVDACLQVLTCILLEHKVVLQSRDYNALSMSVMAFVAMIYPLEYMFPVIPLLPTCMASAEQLLLAPTPYIIGVPASFFLYKLDFKMPDDVWLIDLDTNRVIVPTNAESLPALPEPEASELKKHLKQALASMSLNTQPILNLEKFHEGQEVPLLLGRPQNDLQSTPSTEFNPLIYGNDVDSVDVATRVAMVRFFNSPNVLQGFQMHTRTLRLFPRPVVAFQANSFLASRPKQTPFADKLSRTQAVEYFGEWSLNPTNYAFQRIHNNMFDPALIGDKPKWYAHQLQPIHYRVYDSNSQLAEALNVPAEKETDSDPTDDSGSDSVDYDDSSSSYSSLGDFVSEMMKCDINGDTPNVDPLTHAALGDASEVEFDDFQEYSGDLDEQAMDSENSQENNQPRSSSSTTASSSPSTVIHGVNHESADSAEMEEKLVAGFSNHLPSLPLQPSFPKISLDRHESDSTAGSMSSSEGVVRKREYDNPYFEPQYGFPTEDEDDEQEESYTPRFNQNLNGSRSQKLLRPNSLKLANDSDADSDSRASSPNSTVSNNSSEGFGGIMSFASSLYRNHSTSFSLSNLALPTKVGRDKNTPFPSLKGNRRALVDQKSSVIKHSPTVKRESPSPQGRTSNSSENQQFLKEVVHNVLDGQGVGWLNMKRVRRLLESEQLRVFVLSKLNRTIQSEEDARQDVIQDVEISRKVYKGMLDLLKCTVLSLEQSYANAGLGGMASVFGLLEIAHTHYYNKEPEKRKRSPTDGSITPVGKDPASSPRVEPKPAMQLPVPQLMSKAPSPAGKGPREFDTRSLKEENFIASIGPEGVKHFDLGETDEKKSQISADSGLSLASGSQKSDFDSIPSGGPTVMVRSTSQDSEVSTVVSNSSGETLGADSDLSSNAGDGLSVENGGNLTGSRGTVSDSEIETNSATSSIFAKSHNLKQSVKDSKGGTPGRGPEDGNQRVYLYEGLLGKERSTLWDQMQFWEDAFLDAVMLEREGMGMDQGPQEMIDRYLSLGEHDRKRLEDDEDRLLATLLHNMIAYMLMIKVNKNDIRKKVRRLMGKSHIGLVHSQQINDILDKLANLNGRDLPVRPSGSRHIKKQTFVVHAGTDTTGDIFFMEVCDDCIVLRSNIGTVYERWWYEKLINMTYCPKTKVLCLWRRNGQETQLNKFYTKKCRELYYCVKDSMERAAARQQSIKPGPELGGEFPVQDMKTGEGGLLQVTLEGINLKFMHSQVFIELNHIKKCNTVRGVFVLEEFVPETKEVVSHKYKTPMAHEICYSVLCLFSYVAAIRGKEAENKSKPPRPVSS is encoded by the exons ATggtgcagaaaaagaaaatctgcccTCGGTTACTCGACTATCTTGTGATCATTGGAGCCAG gCAGCCGAGTAGTGATAGTGTTGCTCAGACTCCTGAACTGCTGCGACGTTACCCTCTGGAAGACCATGTGGACTTTCCTCTACCACCTGATGTTGTATTCTTCTGCCAGCCTGAAGGATGCCTGAGTGTGCGGCAAAAACGCATGAGCTTCCGTGATGACACTTCCTTTGTCTTCACACTCACAGACAAGGATACAGGTGTCATTCGCTATGGAATCTGTGTCAACTTCTACCGCTCCTTCCAGAAGCGAGTACccaaggagaagggagaaagcacAGGGGCGCATCGAGCTCGGGAGGGAcagaaaatccccaaatccGGGGATGCATCTGCACCCCAAGAGGAAGTGGGCACTGAGAGTTCGGAGGGTGGTTCTTCACTGCAGGCTCCAAGTACAGAGTCTACCCCAGATGTGACTCGATCACCACGCAGTAAGCGGCTGGCCAAAGGCAGCCATCGCTCTCGGAACAGCACTCTGACTTCTCTGTGCATCCTTAGTCATTATCCCTTCTTTTCCACCTTTCGTGAGTGTCTGTACACCCTCAAGAGACTTGTGGACTGCTGTAGTGAGAGATTGTTGGGCAAGAAGTTGGGGATTCCTCGTGGGGTGCAGAG GGATACAACGTGGCGGATTTTCACAGGCTCCCTCCTGGTGGAAGAAAAGTCGAGTGCATTGCTACACGACTTGCGGGAGATTGAGGCCTGGATATACCGGCTGCTCCGTTCACCGATGCCTGTTGCTGGTCAGAAGCGGGTGGATGTGGAAGTCTTGCCACATGAGTTGCAGCCAGCTTTGACCTTTGCTCTTCCTGATCCATCCCGCTTCACCTTGGTGGATTTTCCATTACATCTGCCTTTGGAGTTGTTGGGAGTGGATGCCTGCCTGCAGGTGCTGACCTGCATCCTTCTCGAGCACAAG GTTGTATTGCAGTCCCGAGATTATAATGCACTCTCAATGTCTGTGATGGCCTTTGTGGCTATGATCTACCCATTAGAGTACATGTTCCCAGTGATCCCTCTGCTTCCCACCTGCATGGCCTCTGCAGAACAG TTGCTTCTAGCCCCTACACCTTATATCATTGGTGTTCCAGCAAGTTTCTTCCTTTACaaactggattttaaaatgCCTGATGATGTATGGCTTATTGACCTGGATACCAATAGG GTGATTGTTCCCACAAATGCAGAATCTTTGCCAGCACTGCCAGAACCAGAAGCTTCAGAGCTGAAGAAGCATCTGAAACAG GCACTGGCCAGCATGAGTCTGAATACTCAGCCCATTCTTAATCTAGAGAAGTTCCACGAGGGGCAGGAGGTGCCACTGCTACTGGGAAGACCGCAGAATGATTTGCAGTCTACTCCCTCCACAGAATTCAACCCTCTGATCTATGGGAATGATGTGGACTCTGTAGATGTGGCTACCAG ggTTGCTATGGTGAGATTCTTCAACTCACCAAACGTTTTGCAAGGTTTCCAGATGCATACTCGCACTCTTCGTCTCTTCCCGCGACCAGTGGTGGCCTTCCAGGCAAATTCTTTTCTTGCCTCTAGGCCAAAGCAGACACCTTTTGCAGATAAGCTTTCCAGGACACAGGCAGTAGAATACTTTGGAGAATGGTCACTCAACCCTACTAACTATGCTTTCCAAAGAATTCATAACA ACATGTTTGACCCAGCACTGATTGGTGACAAACCAAAGTGGTATGCTCACCAGCTGCAGCCCATCCACTATCGTGTCTATGACAGTAATTCACAGCTGGCTGAAGCACTGAATgtcccagcagagaaagaaacagattcTGATCCCACTGATGACAG TGGCAGTGACAGTGTCGACTATGATGACTCAAGTTCCTCCTACTCCTCCCTTGGTGACTTTGTCAGTGAGATGATGAAATGTGACATTAATGGCGATACCCCAA ATGTTGACCCCCTGACTCACGCAGCTCTTGGTGATGCTAGTGAAGTGGAATTTGATGATTTTCAAGAATACTCAGGGGATCTGGATGAACAGGCCATGGACAGTGAAAACTCCCAAGAGAACAACCAGCCTCGTTCAAGTTCCAGTACTACAGCCAGTAGCAGCCCCAGCACTGTCATCCATGGAGTGAATCAT GAGTCAGCAGATtcagcagaaatggaagagaagtTGGTTGCTGGATTTTCAAACCATCTCCCTTCCTTGCCACTACAACCAAGCTTTCCCAAGATAAGCTTGGACCGCCATGAGAGTGACAGCACAGCTGGCAGCATGAGCTCCTCAGAAGGGGTGGTGAGGAAGAGAGAGTATGATAATCCGTACTTTGAACCACAGTATGGTTTTCCTACGGAGGATGAAGATGATGAGCAGGAAGAGAGCTACACCCCAAGATTTAACCAGAATCTCAATGGAAGCAG gtCTCAGAAGTTACTCCGTCCAAACAGTTTAAAACTGGCCAATGATTCTGATGCAGACTCAGATTCCAGGGCCAGCTCCCCAAACTCTACTGTCTCCAACAACAGCAGTGAAGGTTTTGGGGGCATCATGTCTTTTGCAA GCAGCCTGTACAGAAACCACAGCACAAGCTTCAGTCTGTCCAACTTAGCCCTACCAACCAAAGTTGGGAGAGACAAGAATACTCCCTTTCCTAGCCTGAAAG GAAACAGACGAGCCCTTGTGGATCAAAAGTCTTCAGTCATTAAGCACAGCCCGACAGTGAAGAGAGAATCTCCATCACCTCAGGGACGAACTAGCAATTCCAG TGAGAACCAGCAGTTCCTGAAGGAGGTGGTACACAATGTTCTCGATGGGCAAGGTGTTGGCTGGCTGAATATGAAAAGAGTCCGACGTCTGCTGGAGAGCGAGCAGCTCCGTGTCTTTGTACTAAGCAAGCTGAATCGCACAATCCAGTCAGAAGAAGATGCTCGGCAGGATGTCATACAGGATGTG GAGATCAGCCGCAAGGTTTATAAAGGCATGCTGGACTTGCTGAAGTGCACTGTGTTGAGCCTGGAGCAGTCATATGCAAATGCTGGCCTGGGAGGCATGGCCAGTGTTTTTGGCCTGCTAGAGATAGCACATACTCACTATTACAACAAAG aaccagaaaagagaaaacgAAGTCCAACGGATGGATCTATCACTCCAGTTGGCAAGGATCCTGCATCATCCCCAAGAGTGGAGCCAAAACCTGCGATGCAGCTGCCGGTACCTCAGCTAATGTCAAAGGCACCGAGCCCTGCAGGCAAAGGGCCAAGGGAATTTGACACAAGGAGTCTAAAGGAAGAGAATTTTATTGCTTCCATTG gGCCAGAAGGTGTGAAACACTTTGATTTGGGAGAAACGGATgagaaaaaatcccaaatcagTGCAGACAGTGGCCTCAGTTTGGCCTCAGGTTCTCAG AAGAGTGATTTCGACTCTATTCCCAGTGGAGGACCAACAGTTATGGTCCGAAGTACAAGCCAGGATTCTGAAGTTAGCACAGTG GTTAGTAACAGTTCTGGAGAGACATTAGGAGCAGACAGTGACTTGAGTAGCAATGCTGGTGATGGCCTGAGTGTGGAAAATGGTGGCAATTTGACAGGATCCAGAGGCACTGTGTCAGACAGTGAAATTGAGACAAACTCTGCTACTAGCTCTATCTTT GCGAAGTCTCACAACCTGAAGCAGAGTGTGAAGGATAGCAAAGGTGGTACTCCAGGAAGAGGTCCAGAGGATGGGAACCAACGTGTCTATCTCTATGAAGGACTTCTGg GCAAAGAGCGTTCAACCTTGTGGGACCAGATGCAGTTCTGGGAAGATGCATTTTTGGATGCTGTGATGTTAGAGAGAGAAGGAATGGGGATGGACCAGGGACCTCAGGAGATGATTGACAG GTACCTTTCCCTGGGAGAACATGATCGAAAGCGTTTGGAGGATGATGAAGACCGCTTGTTGGCTACACTGCTGCATAATATGATTGCTTATATGCTTATGATAAAG GTGAACAAGAATGATATTAGGAAAAAGGTGCGTCGTCTAATGGGAAAATCACATATTGGATTGGTACACAGCCAGCAGATAAATGATATTCTAGACAAACTTGCCAATCTG aatgGACGGGACCTCCCTGTGAGACCCAGTGGCAGCCGTCACATCAAGAAGCAGACTTTTGTAGTACATGCGGGGACAGACACAACAGGAGACATATTTTTCATGGAG GTATGTGATGATTGCATTGTGCTGAGAAGCAACATTGGAACTGTGTATGAACGTTGGTGGTATGAGAAGCTCATCAACATGACTTACTGCCCCAAAACAAAAGTGCTGTGCCTCTGGCGGAGGAATGGTCAGGAGACACAACTGAACAAGTTCTACACAAAGAAG
- the MADD gene encoding MAP kinase-activating death domain protein isoform X5: MVQKKKICPRLLDYLVIIGARQPSSDSVAQTPELLRRYPLEDHVDFPLPPDVVFFCQPEGCLSVRQKRMSFRDDTSFVFTLTDKDTGVIRYGICVNFYRSFQKRVPKEKGESTGAHRAREGQKIPKSGDASAPQEEVGTESSEGGSSLQAPSTESTPDVTRSPRSKRLAKGSHRSRNSTLTSLCILSHYPFFSTFRECLYTLKRLVDCCSERLLGKKLGIPRGVQRDTTWRIFTGSLLVEEKSSALLHDLREIEAWIYRLLRSPMPVAGQKRVDVEVLPHELQPALTFALPDPSRFTLVDFPLHLPLELLGVDACLQVLTCILLEHKVVLQSRDYNALSMSVMAFVAMIYPLEYMFPVIPLLPTCMASAEQLLLAPTPYIIGVPASFFLYKLDFKMPDDVWLIDLDTNRVIVPTNAESLPALPEPEASELKKHLKQALASMSLNTQPILNLEKFHEGQEVPLLLGRPQNDLQSTPSTEFNPLIYGNDVDSVDVATRVAMVRFFNSPNVLQGFQMHTRTLRLFPRPVVAFQANSFLASRPKQTPFADKLSRTQAVEYFGEWSLNPTNYAFQRIHNNMFDPALIGDKPKWYAHQLQPIHYRVYDSNSQLAEALNVPAEKETDSDPTDDSGSDSVDYDDSSSSYSSLGDFVSEMMKCDINGDTPNVDPLTHAALGDASEVEFDDFQEYSGDLDEQAMDSENSQENNQPRSSSSTTASSSPSTVIHGVNHESADSAEMEEKLVAGFSNHLPSLPLQPSFPKISLDRHESDSTAGSMSSSEGVVRKREYDNPYFEPQYGFPTEDEDDEQEESYTPRFNQNLNGSRSQKLLRPNSLKLANDSDADSDSRASSPNSTVSNNSSEGFGGIMSFASSLYRNHSTSFSLSNLALPTKVGRDKNTPFPSLKGNRRALVDQKSSVIKHSPTVKRESPSPQGRTSNSSENQQFLKEVVHNVLDGQGVGWLNMKRVRRLLESEQLRVFVLSKLNRTIQSEEDARQDVIQDVEISRKVYKGMLDLLKCTVLSLEQSYANAGLGGMASVFGLLEIAHTHYYNKEPEKRKRSPTDGSITPVGKDPASSPRVEPKPAMQLPVPQLMSKAPSPAGKGPREFDTRSLKEENFIASIGPEGVKHFDLGETDEKKSQISADSGLSLASGSQKSDFDSIPSGGPTVMVRSTSQDSEVSTVVSNSSGETLGADSDLSSNAGDGLSVENGGNLTGSRGTVSDSEIETNSATSSIFAKSHNLKQSVKDSKGGTPGRGPEDGNQRVYLYEGLLGRDKGSVWDQLEDAAMETFSMSKERSTLWDQMQFWEDAFLDAVMLEREGMGMDQGPQEMIDRYLSLGEHDRKRLEDDEDRLLATLLHNMIAYMLMIKVNKNDIRKKVRRLMGKSHIGLVHSQQINDILDKLANLNGRDLPVRPSGSRHIKKQTFVVHAGTDTTGDIFFMEVCDDCIVLRSNIGTVYERWWYEKLINMTYCPKTKVLCLWRRNGQETQLNKFYTKKCRELYYCVKDSMERAAARQQSIKPGPELGGEFPVQDMKTGEGGLLQVTLEGINLKFMHSQVFIELNHIKKCNTVRGVFVLEEFVPETKEVVSHKYKTPMAHEICYSVLCLFSYVAAIRGKEAENKSKPPRPVSS, translated from the exons ATggtgcagaaaaagaaaatctgcccTCGGTTACTCGACTATCTTGTGATCATTGGAGCCAG gCAGCCGAGTAGTGATAGTGTTGCTCAGACTCCTGAACTGCTGCGACGTTACCCTCTGGAAGACCATGTGGACTTTCCTCTACCACCTGATGTTGTATTCTTCTGCCAGCCTGAAGGATGCCTGAGTGTGCGGCAAAAACGCATGAGCTTCCGTGATGACACTTCCTTTGTCTTCACACTCACAGACAAGGATACAGGTGTCATTCGCTATGGAATCTGTGTCAACTTCTACCGCTCCTTCCAGAAGCGAGTACccaaggagaagggagaaagcacAGGGGCGCATCGAGCTCGGGAGGGAcagaaaatccccaaatccGGGGATGCATCTGCACCCCAAGAGGAAGTGGGCACTGAGAGTTCGGAGGGTGGTTCTTCACTGCAGGCTCCAAGTACAGAGTCTACCCCAGATGTGACTCGATCACCACGCAGTAAGCGGCTGGCCAAAGGCAGCCATCGCTCTCGGAACAGCACTCTGACTTCTCTGTGCATCCTTAGTCATTATCCCTTCTTTTCCACCTTTCGTGAGTGTCTGTACACCCTCAAGAGACTTGTGGACTGCTGTAGTGAGAGATTGTTGGGCAAGAAGTTGGGGATTCCTCGTGGGGTGCAGAG GGATACAACGTGGCGGATTTTCACAGGCTCCCTCCTGGTGGAAGAAAAGTCGAGTGCATTGCTACACGACTTGCGGGAGATTGAGGCCTGGATATACCGGCTGCTCCGTTCACCGATGCCTGTTGCTGGTCAGAAGCGGGTGGATGTGGAAGTCTTGCCACATGAGTTGCAGCCAGCTTTGACCTTTGCTCTTCCTGATCCATCCCGCTTCACCTTGGTGGATTTTCCATTACATCTGCCTTTGGAGTTGTTGGGAGTGGATGCCTGCCTGCAGGTGCTGACCTGCATCCTTCTCGAGCACAAG GTTGTATTGCAGTCCCGAGATTATAATGCACTCTCAATGTCTGTGATGGCCTTTGTGGCTATGATCTACCCATTAGAGTACATGTTCCCAGTGATCCCTCTGCTTCCCACCTGCATGGCCTCTGCAGAACAG TTGCTTCTAGCCCCTACACCTTATATCATTGGTGTTCCAGCAAGTTTCTTCCTTTACaaactggattttaaaatgCCTGATGATGTATGGCTTATTGACCTGGATACCAATAGG GTGATTGTTCCCACAAATGCAGAATCTTTGCCAGCACTGCCAGAACCAGAAGCTTCAGAGCTGAAGAAGCATCTGAAACAG GCACTGGCCAGCATGAGTCTGAATACTCAGCCCATTCTTAATCTAGAGAAGTTCCACGAGGGGCAGGAGGTGCCACTGCTACTGGGAAGACCGCAGAATGATTTGCAGTCTACTCCCTCCACAGAATTCAACCCTCTGATCTATGGGAATGATGTGGACTCTGTAGATGTGGCTACCAG ggTTGCTATGGTGAGATTCTTCAACTCACCAAACGTTTTGCAAGGTTTCCAGATGCATACTCGCACTCTTCGTCTCTTCCCGCGACCAGTGGTGGCCTTCCAGGCAAATTCTTTTCTTGCCTCTAGGCCAAAGCAGACACCTTTTGCAGATAAGCTTTCCAGGACACAGGCAGTAGAATACTTTGGAGAATGGTCACTCAACCCTACTAACTATGCTTTCCAAAGAATTCATAACA ACATGTTTGACCCAGCACTGATTGGTGACAAACCAAAGTGGTATGCTCACCAGCTGCAGCCCATCCACTATCGTGTCTATGACAGTAATTCACAGCTGGCTGAAGCACTGAATgtcccagcagagaaagaaacagattcTGATCCCACTGATGACAG TGGCAGTGACAGTGTCGACTATGATGACTCAAGTTCCTCCTACTCCTCCCTTGGTGACTTTGTCAGTGAGATGATGAAATGTGACATTAATGGCGATACCCCAA ATGTTGACCCCCTGACTCACGCAGCTCTTGGTGATGCTAGTGAAGTGGAATTTGATGATTTTCAAGAATACTCAGGGGATCTGGATGAACAGGCCATGGACAGTGAAAACTCCCAAGAGAACAACCAGCCTCGTTCAAGTTCCAGTACTACAGCCAGTAGCAGCCCCAGCACTGTCATCCATGGAGTGAATCAT GAGTCAGCAGATtcagcagaaatggaagagaagtTGGTTGCTGGATTTTCAAACCATCTCCCTTCCTTGCCACTACAACCAAGCTTTCCCAAGATAAGCTTGGACCGCCATGAGAGTGACAGCACAGCTGGCAGCATGAGCTCCTCAGAAGGGGTGGTGAGGAAGAGAGAGTATGATAATCCGTACTTTGAACCACAGTATGGTTTTCCTACGGAGGATGAAGATGATGAGCAGGAAGAGAGCTACACCCCAAGATTTAACCAGAATCTCAATGGAAGCAG gtCTCAGAAGTTACTCCGTCCAAACAGTTTAAAACTGGCCAATGATTCTGATGCAGACTCAGATTCCAGGGCCAGCTCCCCAAACTCTACTGTCTCCAACAACAGCAGTGAAGGTTTTGGGGGCATCATGTCTTTTGCAA GCAGCCTGTACAGAAACCACAGCACAAGCTTCAGTCTGTCCAACTTAGCCCTACCAACCAAAGTTGGGAGAGACAAGAATACTCCCTTTCCTAGCCTGAAAG GAAACAGACGAGCCCTTGTGGATCAAAAGTCTTCAGTCATTAAGCACAGCCCGACAGTGAAGAGAGAATCTCCATCACCTCAGGGACGAACTAGCAATTCCAG TGAGAACCAGCAGTTCCTGAAGGAGGTGGTACACAATGTTCTCGATGGGCAAGGTGTTGGCTGGCTGAATATGAAAAGAGTCCGACGTCTGCTGGAGAGCGAGCAGCTCCGTGTCTTTGTACTAAGCAAGCTGAATCGCACAATCCAGTCAGAAGAAGATGCTCGGCAGGATGTCATACAGGATGTG GAGATCAGCCGCAAGGTTTATAAAGGCATGCTGGACTTGCTGAAGTGCACTGTGTTGAGCCTGGAGCAGTCATATGCAAATGCTGGCCTGGGAGGCATGGCCAGTGTTTTTGGCCTGCTAGAGATAGCACATACTCACTATTACAACAAAG aaccagaaaagagaaaacgAAGTCCAACGGATGGATCTATCACTCCAGTTGGCAAGGATCCTGCATCATCCCCAAGAGTGGAGCCAAAACCTGCGATGCAGCTGCCGGTACCTCAGCTAATGTCAAAGGCACCGAGCCCTGCAGGCAAAGGGCCAAGGGAATTTGACACAAGGAGTCTAAAGGAAGAGAATTTTATTGCTTCCATTG gGCCAGAAGGTGTGAAACACTTTGATTTGGGAGAAACGGATgagaaaaaatcccaaatcagTGCAGACAGTGGCCTCAGTTTGGCCTCAGGTTCTCAG AAGAGTGATTTCGACTCTATTCCCAGTGGAGGACCAACAGTTATGGTCCGAAGTACAAGCCAGGATTCTGAAGTTAGCACAGTG GTTAGTAACAGTTCTGGAGAGACATTAGGAGCAGACAGTGACTTGAGTAGCAATGCTGGTGATGGCCTGAGTGTGGAAAATGGTGGCAATTTGACAGGATCCAGAGGCACTGTGTCAGACAGTGAAATTGAGACAAACTCTGCTACTAGCTCTATCTTT GCGAAGTCTCACAACCTGAAGCAGAGTGTGAAGGATAGCAAAGGTGGTACTCCAGGAAGAGGTCCAGAGGATGGGAACCAACGTGTCTATCTCTATGAAGGACTTCTGg GTAGGGATAAAGGATCTGTCTGGGACCAGTTAGAGGATGCTGCAATGGAAACCTTCTCTATGA GCAAAGAGCGTTCAACCTTGTGGGACCAGATGCAGTTCTGGGAAGATGCATTTTTGGATGCTGTGATGTTAGAGAGAGAAGGAATGGGGATGGACCAGGGACCTCAGGAGATGATTGACAG GTACCTTTCCCTGGGAGAACATGATCGAAAGCGTTTGGAGGATGATGAAGACCGCTTGTTGGCTACACTGCTGCATAATATGATTGCTTATATGCTTATGATAAAG GTGAACAAGAATGATATTAGGAAAAAGGTGCGTCGTCTAATGGGAAAATCACATATTGGATTGGTACACAGCCAGCAGATAAATGATATTCTAGACAAACTTGCCAATCTG aatgGACGGGACCTCCCTGTGAGACCCAGTGGCAGCCGTCACATCAAGAAGCAGACTTTTGTAGTACATGCGGGGACAGACACAACAGGAGACATATTTTTCATGGAG GTATGTGATGATTGCATTGTGCTGAGAAGCAACATTGGAACTGTGTATGAACGTTGGTGGTATGAGAAGCTCATCAACATGACTTACTGCCCCAAAACAAAAGTGCTGTGCCTCTGGCGGAGGAATGGTCAGGAGACACAACTGAACAAGTTCTACACAAAGAAG